A region of Granulibacter bethesdensis DNA encodes the following proteins:
- the spt gene encoding serine palmitoyltransferase has protein sequence MSRSILAKFAPLAEARRALTAAGHDPFSVVIEPGPSASEGMINGQPTLLFGTNNYLGLNLDPAGINASAEAVREHGTGTTGSRIANGTTALHTALEHELAAFYGRKHAMVFSTGYQANLGILSTLAGKDDYLLLDADSHASIYDGSRLGQAQVIRFRHNDPEDLARRLRRLDGTPGAKLVVVEGIYSMLGDSCPLAEIAAVKREAGAWLLVDEAHSLGVLGARGRGLAEAQKVEADTDFIVGTFSKSLGSVGGFCVTDIDGFDILRVACRPYMFTASLPASVIASVQSALRQMQQRPALQATLRHNAETLHGGLKQAGFTVGPQVSPIVAVTMPDIPTAIAFWNALLARGVYVNLSLPPATPDDHPLLRSSVTASHTEQMIGNAIARFKAAAADIGFPL, from the coding sequence ATGAGCCGTTCCATTCTCGCCAAATTCGCTCCCCTCGCCGAAGCGCGGCGCGCCCTGACCGCCGCCGGGCATGATCCGTTCAGCGTGGTGATCGAGCCAGGCCCCTCGGCCAGTGAAGGCATGATCAATGGACAGCCAACCCTGCTGTTCGGGACCAACAACTATCTTGGTCTCAATCTGGACCCGGCCGGAATAAACGCTTCCGCCGAGGCGGTGCGGGAGCATGGAACCGGCACCACCGGCTCCCGTATCGCCAATGGCACCACAGCACTGCACACCGCACTGGAACATGAGCTGGCTGCATTCTATGGCCGCAAACATGCCATGGTGTTCAGCACCGGTTATCAGGCCAATCTCGGCATTCTCTCTACGCTGGCAGGCAAGGATGACTATCTGCTGCTGGATGCTGACAGCCATGCCAGCATCTATGATGGCAGCCGCCTTGGTCAGGCGCAGGTGATCCGTTTCCGTCACAACGATCCGGAAGATCTGGCCCGCCGTCTGCGCCGTCTGGATGGCACACCGGGCGCAAAGCTGGTGGTGGTCGAAGGCATTTACTCCATGCTCGGCGACAGTTGTCCCCTTGCCGAGATTGCCGCTGTCAAACGCGAGGCCGGTGCATGGCTTCTGGTGGATGAGGCCCATTCGCTCGGTGTGCTTGGCGCCCGTGGGCGCGGGCTGGCGGAAGCACAGAAAGTGGAGGCTGATACCGATTTCATCGTCGGCACATTCTCGAAAAGTCTCGGCAGCGTCGGCGGTTTCTGCGTGACCGACATAGACGGCTTCGACATTCTGCGTGTTGCCTGCCGCCCTTATATGTTTACCGCTTCATTACCGGCCTCGGTGATTGCGTCCGTCCAGTCCGCCCTGCGGCAGATGCAGCAAAGGCCGGCGTTGCAGGCAACGCTGCGGCACAATGCCGAAACACTCCATGGCGGTCTGAAACAGGCCGGTTTCACAGTGGGACCGCAGGTCAGTCCCATCGTAGCAGTGACAATGCCGGATATTCCCACCGCCATCGCTTTCTGGAATGCGCTGCTGGCACGTGGAGTTTATGTCAATCTGTCCCTGCCACCCGCAACGCCGGATGACCATCCTCTGCTGCGTTCCAGCGTGACGGCCAGCCACACAGAACAGATGATTGGCAACGCCATCGCACGTTTCAAGGCTGCCGCCGCCGACATAGGCTTTCCGCTCTGA
- a CDS encoding acyl carrier protein: protein MSTDLSSIKALIIDTLAARSKTAKPVNGETVIVDDLGLDSLAVMNFVMDIEDRLDVSVPLDRLAGIRTINDLAACLAELTAAP, encoded by the coding sequence ATGAGCACCGATCTGTCCTCCATCAAAGCTCTGATCATTGATACGCTGGCTGCCCGCTCCAAAACGGCGAAGCCGGTGAACGGAGAAACGGTGATCGTCGATGATCTCGGGCTGGACTCCCTCGCTGTCATGAATTTCGTCATGGACATCGAAGATCGTCTTGATGTCTCCGTGCCGCTGGACCGACTGGCAGGAATCCGCACCATCAACGATCTGGCCGCCTGTCTGGCCGAGTTAACCGCCGCGCCTTGA
- a CDS encoding NAD(P)-dependent oxidoreductase, whose product MARRPIAAVTGATGFLGCHTVAALAERGFHVRALIRRPEPHPLWRDREIETVPGDLSDETALRRLLTGADVVLHLAGLVRARSRKAFLAVNRDGAAMVASMLQRCTPAARLIGISSLAARTPHLSAYAASKSAGEQALRDGFNGDVCIVRPPVIYGPWDTATLSIFRSAAAGIVPVAGHPRSRIAMIHVADAADAIAALAVHTAPPSLCTLADGNPQGYTPQEIMQTAAQALGNHPRYVRLPAASIWGAGLAGSLYGLLSRRPAIFNTGKAREMLHPDWSVSPAELLPDTIARPRISLDHGFSGTVAWYRAAGWLAPAHAPR is encoded by the coding sequence ATGGCCCGAAGACCCATCGCGGCGGTAACAGGGGCCACCGGGTTTTTGGGCTGCCATACCGTGGCTGCTCTGGCAGAGCGCGGATTTCACGTCCGCGCCCTGATCCGCAGGCCCGAACCGCATCCGCTGTGGAGGGACAGAGAGATCGAAACTGTTCCGGGCGATCTGTCGGATGAAACCGCGCTGCGACGTCTGCTGACGGGTGCTGATGTGGTCCTGCATCTGGCAGGGCTGGTGCGGGCACGTTCACGCAAAGCATTTCTGGCTGTCAACCGTGATGGCGCGGCCATGGTCGCCTCCATGCTGCAACGCTGCACACCGGCGGCACGGCTGATCGGCATCTCCTCCCTTGCCGCACGGACGCCGCATCTATCCGCCTATGCCGCCAGCAAATCCGCCGGAGAACAGGCTTTGCGTGACGGCTTCAACGGCGATGTGTGCATCGTGCGCCCACCGGTCATTTATGGCCCGTGGGATACCGCCACCCTGTCCATTTTCAGGAGCGCCGCGGCAGGGATCGTACCTGTCGCAGGCCATCCGCGTTCCAGAATCGCCATGATCCATGTTGCTGATGCCGCCGATGCGATCGCGGCTCTGGCCGTGCACACGGCACCGCCCTCTCTCTGCACGCTCGCTGATGGCAACCCGCAAGGTTATACACCGCAGGAGATCATGCAGACCGCCGCGCAGGCGCTCGGCAACCATCCCCGCTATGTCCGGCTGCCGGCGGCCTCCATATGGGGGGCCGGGCTGGCCGGCAGTCTTTACGGTCTGCTCTCCCGCCGACCCGCCATTTTCAATACGGGCAAGGCCCGGGAGATGCTGCATCCCGACTGGTCGGTCTCCCCGGCTGAATTACTGCCCGATACCATTGCCCGGCCCCGTATCTCCCTTGATCATGGATTTTCCGGCACGGTCGCATGGTATCGTGCCGCGGGTTGGCTGGCCCCGGCGCACGCTCCCCGCTAG